A window of the Scyliorhinus torazame isolate Kashiwa2021f chromosome 12, sScyTor2.1, whole genome shotgun sequence genome harbors these coding sequences:
- the LOC140386566 gene encoding nectin-1-like isoform X2 yields MHRVLAMSLVGYVLFLQLVFFTVRVTPKIQIGDLIAGNAGEELKLPCHFPGYHTNVNVVQVVWLKQANPKAETLAVYNPIFGTNYPTTPGRITFHNESSQNCILRIDPLELADEGLYSCEVNVFPTGTHESHINLTVLVKPTIGVVAVPADTRMAEALVATCTAANGKPAADITWMAKVPGTVTSRLTHHPNRTITITSQYRITPNRKANRETLTCLVSHKALRDPVSSVVTLSVQYPPEVSITGYDGNWHINRRNVSLSCIAEANPPATAYHWTMTKGPVSETARAEGKHLYIEQVDYSVNGTWVCEATNVLGKGNGEVTVVVSEVDSLNAGKPFGSTIVYVTIGTVVGILFITAFLSYVIVKKRQRTEDTKAETKPPPAKRNHITVFATLNLNVVDSLNYTRRENCEAEATVNTDVHIN; encoded by the exons ATGCATCGAGTGTTGGCAATGAGTTTAGTGGGTTACGTCTTGtttctccagctggtttttttcacAG tcagagtaaCTCCGAAAATTCAAATTGGGGATTTGATAGCAGGGAACGCCGGTGAGGAACTGAaactcccctgccatttccccggcTATCACACCAACGTGAATGTTGTGCAAGTGGTATGGTTGAAGCAAGCTAACCCAAAGGCTGAAACACTGGCCGTGTACAACCCCATCTTTGGGACAAATTACCCGACGACGCCGGGGAGGATCACTTTCCACAACGAATCTTCTCAAAACTGCATTCTGAGAATCGACCCCTTGGAGTTGGCAGATGAAGGTCTATACAGCTGCGAGGTGAATGTATTTCCCACCGGAACGCATGAATCCCACATCAATCTAACAGTTCTCG TGAAGCCCACCATTGGGGTGGTCGCAGTGCCGGCAGACACGCGGATGGCAGAGGCGCTAGTCGCCACTTGCACAGCAGCCAATGGGAAGCCAGCAGCTGATATAACGTGGATGGCCAAAGTCCCAGGGACAGTCACATCAAGGCTGACCCACCACCCAAATAGGACAATAACCATCACCAGCCAGTACAGAATCACGCCCAACAGGAAGGCCAACAGGGAGACCTTGACCTGCCTTGTTTCCCACAAAGCATTGAGAGATCCGGTGAGCTCAGTAGTGACATTGTCAGTCCAAT ACCCTCCGGAAGTGTCGATTACAGGATATGACGGCAATTGGCACATTAACAGACGCAATGTCAGCCTCAGCTGCATTGCTGAGGCGAATCCTCCAGCAACGGCCTACCACTGGACAAT GACCAAGGGACCTGTGTCTGAAACCGCCCGAGCAGAAGGAAAGCATCTATACATTGAACAAGTGGACTACTCTGTCAATGGAACCTGGGTCTGTGAAGCCACAAACGTGCTTGGGAAAGGGAATGGTGAAGTTACAGTTGTAGTGAGCGAGGTGGACTCGCTCAATGCAG GCAAGCCATTTGGATCCACCATCGTGTACGTTACCATAGGAACAGTTGTTGGGATCCTGTTCATAACTGCCTTTCTATCCTATGTGATTGTGAAGAAAAGACAGAGGACTGAAG acactaaAGCAGAAACTAAGCCTCCTCCAGCGAAG
- the LOC140386566 gene encoding nectin-1-like isoform X1: MHRVLAMSLVGYVLFLQLVFFTVRVTPKIQIGDLIAGNAGEELKLPCHFPGYHTNVNVVQVVWLKQANPKAETLAVYNPIFGTNYPTTPGRITFHNESSQNCILRIDPLELADEGLYSCEVNVFPTGTHESHINLTVLVKPTIGVVAVPADTRMAEALVATCTAANGKPAADITWMAKVPGTVTSRLTHHPNRTITITSQYRITPNRKANRETLTCLVSHKALRDPVSSVVTLSVQYPPEVSITGYDGNWHINRRNVSLSCIAEANPPATAYHWTMTKGPVSETARAEGKHLYIEQVDYSVNGTWVCEATNVLGKGNGEVTVVVSEVDSLNAGKPFGSTIVYVTIGTVVGILFITAFLSYVIVKKRQRTEDTKAETKPPPAKQRNHITVFATLNLNVVDSLNYTRRENCEAEATVNTDVHIN, translated from the exons ATGCATCGAGTGTTGGCAATGAGTTTAGTGGGTTACGTCTTGtttctccagctggtttttttcacAG tcagagtaaCTCCGAAAATTCAAATTGGGGATTTGATAGCAGGGAACGCCGGTGAGGAACTGAaactcccctgccatttccccggcTATCACACCAACGTGAATGTTGTGCAAGTGGTATGGTTGAAGCAAGCTAACCCAAAGGCTGAAACACTGGCCGTGTACAACCCCATCTTTGGGACAAATTACCCGACGACGCCGGGGAGGATCACTTTCCACAACGAATCTTCTCAAAACTGCATTCTGAGAATCGACCCCTTGGAGTTGGCAGATGAAGGTCTATACAGCTGCGAGGTGAATGTATTTCCCACCGGAACGCATGAATCCCACATCAATCTAACAGTTCTCG TGAAGCCCACCATTGGGGTGGTCGCAGTGCCGGCAGACACGCGGATGGCAGAGGCGCTAGTCGCCACTTGCACAGCAGCCAATGGGAAGCCAGCAGCTGATATAACGTGGATGGCCAAAGTCCCAGGGACAGTCACATCAAGGCTGACCCACCACCCAAATAGGACAATAACCATCACCAGCCAGTACAGAATCACGCCCAACAGGAAGGCCAACAGGGAGACCTTGACCTGCCTTGTTTCCCACAAAGCATTGAGAGATCCGGTGAGCTCAGTAGTGACATTGTCAGTCCAAT ACCCTCCGGAAGTGTCGATTACAGGATATGACGGCAATTGGCACATTAACAGACGCAATGTCAGCCTCAGCTGCATTGCTGAGGCGAATCCTCCAGCAACGGCCTACCACTGGACAAT GACCAAGGGACCTGTGTCTGAAACCGCCCGAGCAGAAGGAAAGCATCTATACATTGAACAAGTGGACTACTCTGTCAATGGAACCTGGGTCTGTGAAGCCACAAACGTGCTTGGGAAAGGGAATGGTGAAGTTACAGTTGTAGTGAGCGAGGTGGACTCGCTCAATGCAG GCAAGCCATTTGGATCCACCATCGTGTACGTTACCATAGGAACAGTTGTTGGGATCCTGTTCATAACTGCCTTTCTATCCTATGTGATTGTGAAGAAAAGACAGAGGACTGAAG acactaaAGCAGAAACTAAGCCTCCTCCAGCGAAG